Proteins found in one Scomber scombrus chromosome 15, fScoSco1.1, whole genome shotgun sequence genomic segment:
- the LOC133995048 gene encoding uncharacterized protein LOC133995048 has translation MPQVTMAANQNTSSKYQDIISKSTPLKTGSPACYKLTTVTKNFDSLKRKTLGEKNLNKTNKTILLVGETGTGKSTLINALVNYTMGVKFEDNIWFEIVEREEKSQSESQTSDVIVYEIFGYEDKTLPYSLTIIDTPGFGSTEGIEKDLIISQRLFDLFRSYDGVHELSAVGLVLKATENRVIDRMRYIFDSVTSLFGKDLEKSIVALITYSNGRLPKNALKALEAANIKCAKNEKDQPVHFLFDNCQNEDRIEDIEDLKHAEKNTMKGMNQFSVFLEKTASQKLSKTMDVMNSRVRLTACIQNLQERIQLIELKQRVIQQTEEALKKHEEEMKKNEKFTVEVDEVEEIKEKIDAWWDYKAVTCNKCKENCHYPGCTKAWSPKHCEVMKGGRCTSCTGKCPASDHVKENWRYVNKTRKVKKTKQDMKKKYEENKVENEMKKSLMEHLQTEMEKLKAEEIKWLDESYQHVVNLEKIALNVNSLSTHVHLDFLIEKMKERRDTEKVKKLEEMKSHG, from the exons ATGCCACAAGTCACCATGGCAGC GAATCAAAACACCTCATCAAAATACCAGGACATAATCTCCAAAAGTACTCCACTCAAAACAGGATCTCCTGCTTGCTACAAACTGACAACAGTGACAAAGAATTTTGactctttaaaaagaaagactCTAGGTGAAAAAAACCtgaacaagacaaacaaaaccatCTTACTTGTAGGTGaaacaggaacaggaaaatCTACTCTGATCAACGCTCTGGTCAACTACACCATGGGAGTGAAGTTTGAGGACAACATCTGGTTTGAGATcgtagagagagaggagaaaagtcAGTCAGAGAGTCAGACATCAGATGTGATCGTGTACGAGATCTTTGGTTATGAAGATAAAACTCTGCCCTACTCTCTGACCATCATCGATACTCCTGGATTCGGAAGCACAGAAGGGATTGAAAAAGATCTCATCATCAGTCAAAGATTATTTGACTTGTTCCGCTCATACGATGGAGTTCATGAACTTTCTGCAGTGGGTCTGGTGCTGAAGGCGACTGAGAATCGAGTGATTGATCGTATGAGGTACATCTTTGATTCAGTGACGTCTCTGTTTGGGAAAGATCTGGAGAAAAGTATTGTTGCTCTCATCACATATTCAAATGGAAGACTACCTAAAAATGCTCTGAAAGCTCTTGAAGCTGCAAACATTAAATGTGCCAAAAATGAGAAGGACCAacctgttcacttcctgtttgataaCTGCCAGAATGAAGACCGAATAGAGGacatagaagacttgaaacatgctgaaaaaaatacaatgaaaggAATGAATCAGTTCAGTGTCTTTCTAGAAAAAACTGCATCTCAAAAACTGAGTAAGACCATGGATGTTATGAACTCACGGGTCAGACTGACAGCCTGCATCCAAAACCTGCAAGAAAGAATCCAGCTGATTGAACTGAAACAGAGAGTGATCCAACAGACTGAAGAAGCTCTGaagaaacatgaagaagagatgaagaagaatgAGAAGTTCACTGTAGAAGTTGATGAGGTTGAGGAGATTAAAGAAAAGATTGACGCTTGGTGGGACTATAAAGCTGTCACCTGTAACAAATGTAAAGAGAACTGTCACTATCCTGGATGCACAAAGGCCTGGAGTCCAAAACACTGTGAGGTCATGAAAGGAGGTCGCTGCACTTCATGTACAGGGAAGTGTCCTGCATCAGATCATGTGAAAGAAAACTGGAGATATGTGAACAAGACCAGGAAAGTTAAGAAGACCAAAcaagatatgaaaaaaaagtatgaagagaacAAAGTAGAAAATGAGATGAAGAAGAGCCTGATGGAACATCTTCAAACAGAGATGGAAAAACTGAAAGCAGAGGAGATAAAGTGGCTGGATGAGTCCTACCAACATGTTGTTAATCTGGAGAAGATCGCCCTGAATGTTAATTCACTGTCCACTCATGTCCACTTGGACTTCCTGAttgagaagatgaaggagagaagagacacagagaaggtgaagaagctggaggagatgaagagtCACGGATGA